Proteins encoded in a region of the Anaerolineales bacterium genome:
- a CDS encoding YggT family protein has product MENFINLLALLLTLLVFIYILSTWVFPPYHAFRRTLASIVEPMLAPIRRVIPPVGMLDFSPFVFLILVQVVATILTGLLP; this is encoded by the coding sequence ATGGAAAATTTCATCAACCTGCTGGCTTTGTTGCTGACTTTGCTGGTGTTCATTTATATCCTTTCCACCTGGGTGTTTCCACCGTACCACGCATTCCGCAGGACCCTGGCCTCGATCGTTGAACCGATGCTGGCTCCCATCCGCCGCGTTATCCCTCCGGTTGGGATGCTCGACTTCAGCCCTTTTGTTTTTCTCATCCTGGTCCAGGTCGTGGCGACGATCCTGACGGGATTGCTCCCTTAG
- a CDS encoding DUF167 domain-containing protein has protein sequence MRRFRFHDGRTGSAMAVHVTPRSRKNELTGISPDGTLRVRLTAPPVEGSANKALLELLAHILGVRPSSLEIIAGEKGKDKIVSVVDLDAHTVEERMKKYLKGRKSESEGKLSAPR, from the coding sequence ATGCGTCGGTTCCGATTTCATGACGGACGGACTGGATCGGCGATGGCGGTGCATGTGACCCCCCGCTCCCGGAAGAACGAATTGACGGGAATCTCCCCGGACGGCACCCTGCGGGTCCGGCTGACCGCGCCCCCGGTGGAGGGTTCGGCCAACAAGGCCCTGCTGGAACTGCTGGCTCACATCCTCGGCGTACGCCCCTCCTCACTGGAGATCATCGCCGGGGAAAAGGGGAAGGATAAAATCGTATCGGTTGTCGATCTGGACGCCCACACCGTGGAAGAACGTATGAAGAAGTACCTGAAAGGCCGGAAATCGGAAAGCGAGGGAAAGTTATCCGCCCCGCGGTGA
- the rpsU gene encoding 30S ribosomal protein S21, translated as MATVVLRPNESQDSLLKRFRKKVTRSGILSTVRRKRWFVSKSELRRIQKKKSIRRLKRRERKVDSGD; from the coding sequence ATGGCAACGGTCGTTCTTCGTCCGAACGAGAGTCAGGACAGTTTGCTTAAACGATTCCGAAAAAAGGTCACCCGTTCGGGCATCTTGAGCACGGTCCGCAGAAAGCGCTGGTTCGTCTCCAAAAGCGAACTGCGCCGGATCCAAAAGAAAAAATCCATCCGCAGGCTTAAGCGGCGCGAACGCAAGGTGGACAGCGGGGATTAA
- the infA gene encoding translation initiation factor IF-1 — MAKQEEKIEMEGQIVEALPGTMFRVSLSSGHSVLAYLSGKMRKNYIRILLGDRVKVELSPYDLDRGRITYRFKKSSGESEPTGEAATTT; from the coding sequence ATGGCAAAGCAGGAAGAAAAAATCGAAATGGAAGGCCAGATCGTGGAAGCGCTGCCCGGGACGATGTTTCGAGTTTCGCTGTCCAGCGGCCACTCCGTGCTCGCTTATCTCTCCGGGAAGATGAGGAAAAATTATATCCGCATCCTTCTGGGAGACCGCGTTAAAGTGGAGCTCTCGCCCTACGACCTCGACCGCGGCCGGATCACCTATCGCTTCAAGAAATCCTCCGGAGAAAGCGAACCCACCGGGGAAGCCGCAACCACCACTTAA
- the prmA gene encoding 50S ribosomal protein L11 methyltransferase, whose product MIDRNAPTAWLEASIRVDEELSESVADLMARFAPRGVTISCDSIEPDPDGTGRPRGPLTVRVYLPCDAGLDERRAGLEEALWHLGRIRPIPDPVFREVVDTDWALEWKKHFHPLRVGRRLVIVPSWTEWRAADGDVVLRLDPGMAFGTGMHPTTQLCLEALERRVAPDTELIDLGCGSGILAIAALRLGAARAEGWDIDPEAVRAARENAAANGVADRFEVNPGSLQDLLDGRRTASILAANILAGVLRDMLRASLAEAVRPGGILIISGILAEQSAVVEAGLAENGLRLSEKRTREDWVALVAEKKSGGSAGFSGNHG is encoded by the coding sequence ATGATTGATCGGAACGCCCCGACGGCCTGGCTGGAGGCTTCGATCCGGGTGGACGAGGAGCTTTCGGAGTCGGTCGCCGACCTGATGGCGCGCTTCGCGCCAAGAGGCGTTACGATCAGTTGCGATTCGATCGAGCCGGACCCGGACGGCACGGGCAGGCCGCGCGGCCCGCTGACAGTGCGGGTGTACCTCCCCTGCGACGCCGGGTTGGATGAGCGCCGGGCGGGGTTGGAGGAAGCCCTTTGGCACCTCGGCCGGATACGCCCCATTCCGGATCCTGTCTTCCGGGAGGTGGTGGATACGGATTGGGCGTTGGAGTGGAAAAAGCATTTCCACCCCTTGCGGGTGGGGCGGCGTTTGGTGATCGTTCCTTCCTGGACCGAGTGGCGGGCGGCCGACGGGGATGTGGTTTTACGGCTCGATCCGGGGATGGCCTTCGGGACCGGGATGCATCCGACCACGCAGTTGTGTCTGGAAGCGCTCGAACGGCGGGTGGCCCCGGATACGGAGTTGATCGATCTGGGATGCGGTTCGGGGATTTTGGCGATCGCCGCGCTTCGCTTGGGAGCCGCCCGAGCGGAAGGCTGGGATATCGACCCGGAAGCGGTGCGGGCTGCGCGGGAGAACGCGGCCGCCAACGGTGTCGCCGACCGGTTTGAGGTGAATCCGGGCTCCCTTCAGGATCTGCTGGACGGAAGGCGGACGGCTTCAATCCTAGCGGCAAACATCCTGGCGGGGGTTCTGCGGGATATGCTCCGCGCATCCCTGGCGGAGGCTGTCCGGCCGGGGGGAATCCTGATTATTTCCGGAATTCTCGCGGAGCAATCGGCGGTGGTGGAAGCCGGCTTGGCGGAAAACGGCCTGCGGTTGTCGGAGAAGCGCACCCGCGAAGATTGGGTGGCATTGGTTGCGGAAAAGAAATCGGGCGGTTCGGCGGGATTTTCGGGAAATCACGGATAA
- the dnaJ gene encoding molecular chaperone DnaJ: MPTNRDYYEILGVPRSADGDAVRNAYRRLAKQLHPDVNRDPAAEERFKEINEAYGVLSNEQRRAAYDRFGHAGLNGMPFGNMAGMGDLGDIFDEFFRGFGMGGRRSGRSPRRGADLQMEVRLTFEEAISGIKKDLEVTRSEVCSACRGSRSEPGTSPVRCSVCGGSGEERRVRQTFLGSMVNVTVCSKCGGTGEVVSNPCKTCRGTGLEKKTRTLQVPIPAGVDDGMQIRLAGEGEPGVFGGPHGNLFLLIRVQEHKFFRRKNSDLWMEVGINFHQAALGAQIRVPTAAGESTLHIPAGTQPGQVFRLRGRGMPHLQQSGRGDFFVVVNVVIPAALSGEQKKLLAQLGIPLDESAKPQERTLLDSLKEFRND, encoded by the coding sequence ATGCCGACAAACCGCGACTATTACGAAATTCTGGGCGTGCCGCGCAGCGCCGATGGCGATGCCGTCCGCAACGCATACCGCAGGCTGGCCAAGCAGCTGCATCCGGATGTCAACAGGGATCCGGCCGCCGAGGAGCGCTTCAAGGAAATCAACGAGGCCTACGGGGTGCTTTCCAACGAACAACGCCGCGCCGCCTACGACCGGTTCGGGCACGCCGGCTTGAACGGAATGCCGTTCGGAAACATGGCCGGCATGGGGGACCTGGGCGACATCTTCGACGAATTCTTCCGCGGCTTCGGAATGGGCGGCCGACGGTCCGGCCGTTCTCCGCGGCGGGGAGCGGATTTGCAGATGGAAGTCCGTCTGACCTTCGAAGAAGCGATCAGCGGCATAAAGAAGGATTTGGAGGTCACCCGCTCGGAGGTTTGCTCCGCCTGCCGCGGTTCACGGTCGGAACCCGGCACCTCGCCGGTCCGTTGCAGCGTTTGCGGCGGGAGCGGAGAGGAGCGGCGCGTCCGTCAGACCTTCCTGGGATCCATGGTGAACGTCACCGTCTGCTCCAAGTGCGGAGGGACGGGCGAGGTCGTTTCCAACCCGTGCAAGACCTGCCGCGGGACGGGCCTGGAGAAGAAAACCCGGACTCTCCAGGTGCCCATTCCAGCGGGCGTGGACGACGGCATGCAGATCCGATTGGCCGGGGAGGGCGAGCCGGGGGTTTTCGGAGGACCCCATGGAAATCTGTTCCTCCTGATCCGGGTCCAGGAGCATAAATTCTTCCGGCGCAAAAACAGCGATCTGTGGATGGAGGTCGGCATTAATTTTCATCAGGCGGCCCTGGGCGCGCAAATCCGTGTCCCCACAGCCGCCGGCGAGTCGACCTTGCACATTCCCGCCGGAACCCAGCCCGGGCAGGTTTTTCGACTGCGCGGAAGGGGGATGCCGCACCTGCAGCAAAGCGGCCGGGGGGATTTTTTCGTCGTGGTGAACGTCGTCATCCCCGCGGCCCTCTCCGGCGAGCAGAAGAAGCTGCTCGCCCAACTTGGGATTCCTCTCGACGAGTCCGCGAAACCCCAGGAACGGACTCTGCTCGATTCCCTGAAAGAATTCAGAAATGATTGA